One window of Papaver somniferum cultivar HN1 chromosome 9, ASM357369v1, whole genome shotgun sequence genomic DNA carries:
- the LOC113312179 gene encoding uncharacterized protein LOC113312179 encodes MDDTASKYPSKALDYEGTRELQNLINGLNYDSGMDVALLLNCSQMDIISDLLTGEEIIESVMGKDESDDVEVEDESVVIEPPSPKEAIKAAKILNRFLVHQETTTLKSLLMLIKIQDEIQRDINFKKN; translated from the coding sequence ATGGATGACACCGCATCAAAGTATCCAAGTAAAGCGTTAGATTATGAAGGAACTAGAGAATTGCAAAATTTAATCAATGGATTGAATTATGACAGTGGAATGGATGTTGCATTACTTTTAAACTGCTCTCAAATGGATATTATTTCAGATTTGTTGACTGGcgaagaaataattgagagtgTCATGGGAAAAGACGAAAGTGATGATGTGGAAGTCGAAGATGAAAGTGTAGTTATAGAGCCACCTTCCCCTAAAGAAGCTATCAAAGCTGCAAAGATATTGAATAGGTTTTTAGTGCATCAGGAAACGACAACACTAAAATCTCTTCTAATGTTAATAAAAATCCAAGATGAAATTCAACGTGACATCAATTTTAAGAAAAACTAA